A genomic region of Pseudomonas sp. MPC6 contains the following coding sequences:
- a CDS encoding IS110 family transposase encodes MAMSVSRSVVGVDVAKAEVVVYQADTDLLLAVSNDKPSLTKWLKTLPANSAIAIEATNIYHLDTVELAHAMGHTVYVIDGFRLSNYRKGVGGRAKTDASDARLLARYLKNEEEELRPWSPPPKVYTKLQSLLRRRATLVQARVSLTQSWNDEPLLKAAFKQQIAAMGRLDLLIQKKLLDVVKEAGLLEQVKRCQAVEGVGFLTATALTMAFQRGDFASGDAYIAFLGMDLRVSDSGQMNGRRKLTKKGDSEIRRLLHNAAMAASRSKTWKPFYERYLERGLKTTQVLVILARKLARVAFALMKNQSEYQPNPVFGASPQT; translated from the coding sequence GTGGCAATGAGTGTCTCGCGTTCTGTAGTCGGAGTGGATGTCGCCAAGGCCGAAGTGGTGGTCTATCAGGCCGACACGGATCTGCTGTTGGCCGTGTCAAACGATAAACCGTCTCTTACAAAGTGGCTGAAAACGTTACCTGCAAACAGCGCCATCGCTATTGAAGCCACCAATATCTATCACCTGGATACGGTTGAGCTGGCTCATGCAATGGGACATACCGTCTATGTCATCGACGGCTTCCGTTTGAGTAATTACCGCAAAGGAGTGGGTGGCCGCGCCAAAACAGATGCCAGCGACGCCCGTTTACTGGCGCGTTACTTGAAGAACGAAGAGGAAGAGCTACGTCCTTGGAGCCCGCCGCCGAAGGTCTATACCAAGCTTCAAAGCCTGCTTCGAAGACGAGCGACATTGGTCCAGGCGCGTGTCAGTTTGACTCAAAGCTGGAACGACGAACCGCTGCTGAAAGCGGCATTCAAACAACAGATCGCTGCCATGGGCCGATTGGATTTACTCATCCAGAAGAAGCTGTTGGACGTCGTAAAAGAGGCGGGTCTGCTCGAGCAAGTCAAACGCTGCCAGGCCGTAGAGGGGGTCGGTTTTCTTACCGCCACCGCACTGACGATGGCATTTCAACGCGGCGATTTCGCCAGTGGTGACGCCTATATCGCGTTTCTTGGAATGGATTTGAGAGTCTCTGATTCGGGGCAGATGAACGGACGTCGAAAGCTGACCAAGAAAGGTGACTCAGAGATACGGCGCCTGCTGCATAACGCGGCGATGGCTGCCAGTCGCTCAAAGACCTGGAAGCCGTTTTACGAACGCTATCTGGAGCGGGGATTAAAGACGACTCAAGTGCTGGTCATCCTGGCTCGCAAGCTGGCACGGGTGGCATTCGCCCTGATGAAGAACCAGAGCGAATATCAGCCAAATCCAGTTTTTGGGGCTTCCCCCCAAACATAG
- the pvdM gene encoding pyoverdine-tailoring dipeptidase-like protein PvdM: MTKPRSKKALYIGLPLALAICAGAGYAAWDYWFKDNPGYPVKVMKQADDLQARMLSFDSHITVPMDFGTAGNEADKDGTGQFDLVKSGRGRLSGAALTIFGWPEIWNGDNAPHRPTAGFVDEARFEQETRYKIISTLVRDFPNQVAMAYTPDDFRRLHGEGKFAIFLSMLNAYPLGNDLNALDKWAARGMRMFGFSYVGNNAWADSSRPLPFFNDSRDALGGLSDIGKQAVHRLNDLGVIIDVSQMSTKALEQVAQLSRTPMVASHSAPRALVDIPRNLSDQEMQLIKNSGGVVQIVGFPTYIRPLSQATQDKLNALRARFDLQPLQGLEMALMPGDPVITVWSEQRFGEYASQLYAIVDEEPKATLKDYGDAIDYAVKKIGIDHVGISSDFNDGGGLDGWKDVSEGRNVTAELLSRGYSEADIAKLWGGNFLRVWDQVQQSSRPVAKH, encoded by the coding sequence ATGACCAAACCACGTTCGAAAAAAGCGCTCTACATCGGCCTGCCGCTGGCCCTGGCGATCTGCGCCGGTGCGGGCTATGCGGCCTGGGATTACTGGTTCAAGGACAACCCCGGTTACCCGGTCAAGGTGATGAAACAGGCCGATGACCTGCAAGCGCGCATGCTCTCGTTCGACAGCCACATCACCGTGCCCATGGATTTCGGCACCGCCGGCAACGAAGCCGACAAAGACGGCACTGGCCAATTCGACCTGGTCAAAAGCGGGCGCGGACGACTGTCCGGTGCAGCCCTGACCATCTTTGGCTGGCCGGAAATCTGGAACGGCGACAACGCCCCGCACCGCCCCACCGCCGGTTTCGTCGACGAGGCACGCTTCGAACAGGAAACCCGCTACAAGATCATCAGCACCCTGGTGCGCGACTTCCCCAACCAGGTCGCCATGGCCTACACCCCCGACGATTTCCGCCGCCTGCACGGCGAAGGCAAGTTCGCGATCTTCCTGAGCATGCTCAATGCCTACCCCCTGGGTAACGACCTCAACGCCCTGGACAAGTGGGCGGCCCGCGGCATGCGCATGTTCGGCTTCAGTTATGTCGGCAACAACGCCTGGGCCGACTCCTCGCGACCCCTGCCGTTTTTCAACGATTCCCGGGACGCCCTCGGCGGCCTGTCGGACATCGGCAAACAAGCCGTGCACCGCCTCAACGACCTCGGCGTGATCATCGATGTGTCGCAGATGTCGACCAAGGCCCTGGAGCAAGTCGCCCAATTGAGCCGCACCCCGATGGTCGCGTCCCACTCGGCGCCACGGGCGCTGGTGGACATCCCGCGCAACCTCAGCGACCAGGAAATGCAGTTGATCAAGAACAGCGGCGGCGTGGTGCAGATTGTCGGCTTCCCGACTTACATCCGTCCGCTGAGCCAGGCCACCCAGGACAAGCTCAACGCCCTGCGCGCGCGGTTCGACCTGCAACCGCTGCAAGGGCTGGAGATGGCGCTGATGCCGGGCGATCCGGTGATCACCGTCTGGTCCGAGCAACGCTTCGGCGAGTACGCCAGCCAGCTCTACGCAATAGTCGACGAAGAACCCAAGGCCACCCTCAAGGACTACGGCGACGCCATCGATTATGCGGTAAAGAAAATCGGCATCGACCACGTCGGCATCAGTTCCGACTTCAACGACGGTGGCGGCCTCGATGGCTGGAAGGACGTCAGCGAAGGGCGCAACGTGACAGCCGAACTGCTCAGCCGCGGCTACAGCGAAGCCGATATCGCCAAGCTCTGGGGCGGCAATTTCCTGCGGGTCTGGGACCAGGTGCAGCAGTCCTCCAGGCCCGTGGCCAAACACTGA